In Mucilaginibacter inviolabilis, a genomic segment contains:
- a CDS encoding patatin-like phospholipase family protein — protein MANTLPDTLAENKLEVDYIKPFANIALAFSGGGFRAASFALGVLSYLNKVTFDDDTDGLCNQTLLQQVRYLSSASGGTITTTLYALYNAQGKTFGQFYTKLSAGLNGDDLLRQSLEILADKKHWKKRPQKTRNIINSFALAYDQYLFDGATLESLCHDAPSPTAHLQEVCFNATEFYTGQSFRQNIKLVPDSGADERFKYGNEVIYVDSVVAGKIKLGDVLAASSCFPAGFEPIIYPNDYTHQHLNIHDLKNALSLIPQTGDKEEAEFIQHKQFGLMDGGITDNQGLQSMMEADGRRLDKKTSFPYFELMLVNDVGSHYIHPYVLPKISKGYELNLWGVFYITLAILLAALTGVWYGISHHSTPWIIAGALFIPIPFIWVSGVLYVRQQLFSVSKASAGMDLKRNFTEQIIHILVSFFSKTSLSLLIHMLNTRAQSVLMLNTSIFLKRIRQLLYDKFYGSTQWNNRGKGNHVYDLSFSNDINRSQGNSQYMTTPSSLNPSTDMQIVAQTAYNMGTTLWFDKKSAGQQHTEACLIACGQFTTCYNLIEYIDRLLDKNTGTPYDDKYENRLLRLKAQMTADYEHFKTDPFFLYNTSGTDYQIPSFKPIKMTDIPFPKNWREKKKTT, from the coding sequence ATGGCAAATACCCTACCCGATACCTTAGCCGAAAACAAACTCGAAGTTGATTATATTAAGCCCTTTGCAAATATAGCGCTGGCATTTTCAGGTGGCGGATTTCGAGCGGCTTCCTTTGCATTGGGGGTACTGTCATACCTGAATAAAGTAACCTTTGATGATGATACCGATGGGCTTTGCAACCAAACACTGTTGCAGCAGGTACGTTACCTCTCATCTGCATCGGGCGGTACCATCACCACAACTTTGTATGCATTGTACAATGCGCAGGGCAAAACCTTTGGGCAATTTTACACTAAATTATCTGCCGGCCTAAACGGCGACGATCTGCTGCGGCAATCATTAGAAATACTGGCCGATAAAAAGCACTGGAAAAAAAGACCGCAAAAAACCCGCAACATTATCAACTCCTTTGCGCTTGCTTACGATCAATATTTGTTTGACGGAGCAACCTTAGAGTCACTTTGCCATGATGCACCATCACCTACAGCCCATTTACAGGAGGTTTGTTTCAACGCTACCGAATTTTACACCGGGCAATCCTTCCGGCAGAATATCAAACTGGTTCCGGATTCTGGTGCCGACGAAAGATTCAAATACGGCAACGAGGTTATTTATGTAGACAGCGTGGTTGCCGGCAAAATAAAACTGGGCGATGTACTGGCTGCGTCATCCTGTTTTCCTGCCGGGTTTGAGCCCATCATTTACCCTAACGACTACACCCATCAGCACCTAAACATCCACGACCTGAAAAACGCGCTATCTCTGATACCACAAACCGGCGACAAGGAAGAAGCTGAATTTATACAACACAAACAATTTGGCCTGATGGATGGCGGCATTACCGATAACCAGGGCCTGCAAAGCATGATGGAAGCCGATGGCAGGCGGCTCGACAAAAAGACCAGCTTCCCTTATTTTGAGCTGATGCTGGTGAATGACGTGGGTAGCCATTATATACACCCTTACGTATTGCCTAAAATAAGCAAAGGTTATGAGCTAAATCTCTGGGGTGTATTTTATATTACTCTTGCCATTTTACTGGCCGCTTTAACCGGGGTTTGGTATGGAATAAGCCATCACAGTACACCGTGGATAATTGCCGGCGCTTTATTTATCCCCATTCCCTTTATATGGGTATCTGGCGTATTATATGTAAGGCAACAATTATTTAGCGTATCAAAAGCATCGGCGGGGATGGACTTAAAACGCAACTTTACCGAACAGATCATTCACATACTGGTGAGCTTTTTTTCCAAAACATCGCTCAGTCTTCTTATACATATGCTCAACACCCGGGCGCAGTCTGTACTAATGCTTAATACCAGCATATTTTTAAAACGCATCAGGCAGTTGCTGTATGATAAGTTTTATGGCAGTACCCAATGGAACAATCGCGGCAAAGGCAATCACGTTTATGATCTTTCCTTTTCCAATGATATTAACCGTAGCCAGGGCAACAGTCAATACATGACGACACCATCATCCCTTAATCCGAGTACCGACATGCAGATAGTGGCACAAACCGCTTATAATATGGGTACCACACTTTGGTTTGATAAAAAATCGGCCGGGCAACAACATACAGAAGCCTGTCTGATAGCATGTGGGCAGTTTACCACCTGCTATAACCTGATTGAGTATATAGACCGGCTGCTGGATAAAAATACCGGTACTCCTTATGACGACAAATACGAAAACCGCCTGCTCAGGCTCAAGGCTCAGATGACTGCAGACTACGAACATTTTAAAACCGATCCGTTTTTCCTGTATAATACTTCGGGAACCGATTATCAGATACCAAGCTTTAAACCTATTAAAATGACAGATATTCCCTTTCCGAAAAATTGGAGGGAGAAAAAGAAAACTACCTAA
- a CDS encoding YdeI/OmpD-associated family protein: MIDYTTIILQFAEQGEKTGWTYIEIPADLAQQMKPGNKKSFRVKGKLDAMPIAGIALMPMGEGNFIMALKREICKGLRKHSGAMLRVQLEPDNDYKVEVPADLQECFDFEPEASEFFFTLAQGHRDYFIKWINSAKTETTRANRIANTIEAMLRHQGYPEMLRALKKARE, from the coding sequence ATGATTGATTATACTACCATTATTTTGCAATTTGCTGAACAGGGCGAAAAAACTGGCTGGACGTATATTGAAATTCCGGCCGATCTGGCACAACAAATGAAGCCTGGTAATAAAAAATCATTTAGGGTAAAAGGTAAATTAGATGCGATGCCCATTGCCGGTATAGCCTTGATGCCCATGGGCGAAGGCAATTTTATTATGGCCCTGAAACGGGAAATATGTAAAGGCCTACGCAAACATAGTGGCGCTATGTTACGGGTACAGCTCGAACCAGATAATGATTACAAGGTTGAAGTTCCGGCCGACTTACAGGAGTGTTTTGATTTTGAACCCGAAGCCAGTGAGTTCTTTTTTACCCTGGCACAAGGCCACCGCGACTATTTTATTAAATGGATCAACAGCGCCAAAACAGAAACTACCCGTGCAAATCGCATAGCCAATACCATCGAGGCCATGCTGCGCCACCAGGGCTATCCTGAAATGTTAAGAGCTTTGAAAAAAGCAAGGGAATAG
- a CDS encoding nuclear transport factor 2 family protein — MKTLKSILLGLALLVIASASKATTYTDGENLTKNYAISTYIDAMTHGKLKGLSEVIDQDAKFSMLRGKTVLNFSKDEMLQSLNASKDTEQTCTTTTSVVESNEAIAVIKVDMQYDGFTRSNFVTVSNTGKGWKITNVYSVFK; from the coding sequence ATGAAAACTTTAAAATCAATATTATTAGGCTTAGCTTTATTAGTAATAGCCTCTGCTTCTAAAGCAACCACCTACACAGATGGTGAAAATTTAACTAAAAATTATGCCATCAGTACCTACATTGATGCCATGACCCATGGTAAATTAAAAGGCCTGAGTGAAGTGATTGATCAGGATGCTAAATTCAGCATGTTACGCGGTAAAACCGTTTTGAACTTTAGCAAAGATGAAATGCTTCAATCATTAAATGCCTCTAAAGATACTGAGCAAACCTGCACCACTACTACATCAGTTGTTGAAAGCAACGAAGCTATTGCAGTTATCAAAGTGGATATGCAATATGATGGTTTTACCCGCAGCAATTTTGTAACCGTATCAAACACCGGTAAAGGCTGGAAGATCACCAACGTATACAGCGTTTTTAAATAA
- a CDS encoding nuclear transport factor 2 family protein produces the protein MKNLKSIIFALALLITCLTAKAASVTNDEGLTMVFTINTYVDAITHGKLRGLDDVIDQNAKFSQLRGTDVLSFTKDEMLQSLSLNKDVEQECITSTSVIQSNVEVAIVKIDMQYKWFTRSNFVTVSNTGKGWKITSVYSAFK, from the coding sequence ATGAAAAATTTAAAATCAATCATATTTGCACTTGCTTTACTAATAACCTGCCTAACAGCCAAAGCCGCCTCTGTTACCAATGATGAAGGCCTAACCATGGTTTTCACAATTAACACCTACGTTGATGCCATAACCCATGGTAAATTACGCGGCCTGGACGATGTAATAGATCAAAATGCCAAATTCAGTCAGTTAAGAGGAACGGATGTGCTGAGTTTTACCAAAGATGAAATGCTTCAATCACTAAGCCTCAATAAAGATGTTGAGCAGGAATGTATCACCAGCACTTCTGTTATTCAAAGTAACGTTGAGGTAGCCATTGTAAAAATCGACATGCAATACAAATGGTTTACCCGCAGCAATTTCGTAACCGTTTCCAACACCGGTAAAGGCTGGAAAATCACCAGCGTTTACAGCGCTTTTAAGTAA